From a region of the Sander lucioperca isolate FBNREF2018 chromosome 8, SLUC_FBN_1.2, whole genome shotgun sequence genome:
- the cd302 gene encoding CD302 antigen isoform X3 — protein MESLEKSHRYLSSICCVFVLCVQLQLGLTGDCPADGRTWVPFGDGCYYFVHGEEDTIKSYTFERAKTLCQGFELLTIQSAEENDFVIKYSPAVWKNNVNVWLGMYYDTNNLVPLDTCVALHSNTGKWENVSCLEQAENGVVCETNQKAEEAKPKPSALLSALVILSVVAIMGVSAVIWFLQHKYNLGSTILTAFEYHPPFRVVDTDRSCLVEAEETDSVP, from the exons ATGGAGTCACTGGAGAAAAGTCACCGTTACCTATCATCAATatgctgtgtctttgtgttgtgtgttcagCTGCAGTTGGGTTTGACGGGAG ACTGCCCTGCAGACGGACGCACCTGGGTACCATTTGGAGACGGATGTTACTACTTTGTCCACGGAGAAGAAGACACAATCAAAAGCTACACTTTTGAAAGAGCAAAAACACTCTGCCAAGGATTTG AGCTTTTGACCATCCAGAGCGCTGAGGAGAATGACTTTGTCATTAAATATAGCCCAGCAGTGTGGAAAAACAATGTCAACGTGTGGCTGGGAATGTATTATGACACAAACA ACCTCGTGCCCTTGGATACATGTGTGGCTCTGCACAGCAACACAGGAAAGTGGGAAAATGTCAGCTGCCTGGAACAGGCGGAGAATGGAGTGGTCTGTGAGACAAATCAGA agGCAGAGGAAGCCAAGCCGA AACCCAGTGCACTGCTGTCCGCTCTGGTCATTCTCAGCGTGGTGGCTATCATGGGAGTCTCAGCAGTCATTTGGTTCCTGCAGCATAAGTACAACCTTGGCTCCACTATCCTAACGGCATTCGAGTACCACCCCCCGTTCCGAGTCGTGGACACAGACCGGTCCTGTCTGGTGGAGGCTGAGGAGACTGACAGCGTGCCATAG
- the cd302 gene encoding CD302 antigen isoform X1 codes for MESLEKSHRYLSSICCVFVLCVQLQLGLTGDCPADGRTWVPFGDGCYYFVHGEEDTIKSYTFERAKTLCQGFELLTIQSAEENDFVIKYSPAVWKNNVNVWLGMYYDTNSDDMRWFGEQPVGFSNWEDIFSSSDLVPLDTCVALHSNTGKWENVSCLEQAENGVVCETNQKAEEAKPKPSALLSALVILSVVAIMGVSAVIWFLQHKYNLGSTILTAFEYHPPFRVVDTDRSCLVEAEETDSVP; via the exons ATGGAGTCACTGGAGAAAAGTCACCGTTACCTATCATCAATatgctgtgtctttgtgttgtgtgttcagCTGCAGTTGGGTTTGACGGGAG ACTGCCCTGCAGACGGACGCACCTGGGTACCATTTGGAGACGGATGTTACTACTTTGTCCACGGAGAAGAAGACACAATCAAAAGCTACACTTTTGAAAGAGCAAAAACACTCTGCCAAGGATTTG AGCTTTTGACCATCCAGAGCGCTGAGGAGAATGACTTTGTCATTAAATATAGCCCAGCAGTGTGGAAAAACAATGTCAACGTGTGGCTGGGAATGTATTATGACACAAACA GTGACGACATGAGGTGGTTCGGTGAGCAACCTGTAGGATTCAGTAACTGGGAAGACATCTTTTCTTCATCAGACCTCGTGCCCTTGGATACATGTGTGGCTCTGCACAGCAACACAGGAAAGTGGGAAAATGTCAGCTGCCTGGAACAGGCGGAGAATGGAGTGGTCTGTGAGACAAATCAGA agGCAGAGGAAGCCAAGCCGA AACCCAGTGCACTGCTGTCCGCTCTGGTCATTCTCAGCGTGGTGGCTATCATGGGAGTCTCAGCAGTCATTTGGTTCCTGCAGCATAAGTACAACCTTGGCTCCACTATCCTAACGGCATTCGAGTACCACCCCCCGTTCCGAGTCGTGGACACAGACCGGTCCTGTCTGGTGGAGGCTGAGGAGACTGACAGCGTGCCATAG
- the cd302 gene encoding CD302 antigen isoform X2 encodes MRPVLDCSLNCPADGRTWVPFGDGCYYFVHGEEDTIKSYTFERAKTLCQGFELLTIQSAEENDFVIKYSPAVWKNNVNVWLGMYYDTNSDDMRWFGEQPVGFSNWEDIFSSSDLVPLDTCVALHSNTGKWENVSCLEQAENGVVCETNQKAEEAKPKPSALLSALVILSVVAIMGVSAVIWFLQHKYNLGSTILTAFEYHPPFRVVDTDRSCLVEAEETDSVP; translated from the exons ATGAGACCAGTGTTGGATTGTAGCCTAA ACTGCCCTGCAGACGGACGCACCTGGGTACCATTTGGAGACGGATGTTACTACTTTGTCCACGGAGAAGAAGACACAATCAAAAGCTACACTTTTGAAAGAGCAAAAACACTCTGCCAAGGATTTG AGCTTTTGACCATCCAGAGCGCTGAGGAGAATGACTTTGTCATTAAATATAGCCCAGCAGTGTGGAAAAACAATGTCAACGTGTGGCTGGGAATGTATTATGACACAAACA GTGACGACATGAGGTGGTTCGGTGAGCAACCTGTAGGATTCAGTAACTGGGAAGACATCTTTTCTTCATCAGACCTCGTGCCCTTGGATACATGTGTGGCTCTGCACAGCAACACAGGAAAGTGGGAAAATGTCAGCTGCCTGGAACAGGCGGAGAATGGAGTGGTCTGTGAGACAAATCAGA agGCAGAGGAAGCCAAGCCGA AACCCAGTGCACTGCTGTCCGCTCTGGTCATTCTCAGCGTGGTGGCTATCATGGGAGTCTCAGCAGTCATTTGGTTCCTGCAGCATAAGTACAACCTTGGCTCCACTATCCTAACGGCATTCGAGTACCACCCCCCGTTCCGAGTCGTGGACACAGACCGGTCCTGTCTGGTGGAGGCTGAGGAGACTGACAGCGTGCCATAG